A DNA window from Coffea arabica cultivar ET-39 chromosome 6c, Coffea Arabica ET-39 HiFi, whole genome shotgun sequence contains the following coding sequences:
- the LOC140008088 gene encoding uncharacterized protein, translating to MRHGKALLACITGEKASLRATVAGADVARRLDEASEGYNSPYEGIKVLTVDRQKLLRLAAHIQSPPVIYGICVNGKRTGLTVEDSALFSYSLIIVKVEGQSIMMHGMEDGAESRNGGNLNWKTIKSANYEWNLGTEAIYA from the exons atgaggcACGGGAAAGCATTACTTGCTTGTATAACAGGCGAAAAAGCCTCTCTACGGGCAACCGTGGCTGGCGCGGATGTGGCGAGAAGGTTAGATGAGGCTTCCGAAGGTTACAACTCTCCATACGAGGGAATCAAAGTACTGACGGTTGACCGACAGAAGCTTCTAAGACTTGCAGCGCATATACAATCTCCTCCTGTAATTTACGGGATCTGTGTGAATGGCAAGCGAACAGGATTAACGGTTGAGGATTCTGCTCTTTTCAGCTACTCTCTCATTATTGTGAAAGTGGAGGGTCAAAGTATTATGATGCATGGGATGGAGGACGGTGCAGAATCACG GAATGGCGGTAACCTCAATTGGAAGACTATAAAATCCGCAAATTATGAATGGAATTTGGGCACGGAGGCCATCTAT GCATAG